The following are encoded together in the Daucus carota subsp. sativus chromosome 5, DH1 v3.0, whole genome shotgun sequence genome:
- the LOC108221615 gene encoding pleiotropic drug resistance protein 3 yields the protein MTEGTELDEITRFKERSEDDDVDELQWAAVEKLQKQTHTTLNLIHDRTQHSVDGSKESAQGKKGEIHHLAMLKSAQERRAFIDKLLKKIEEDNYKLLLKQRERMDRVGVEIPTVEIRYKNLSVEAEYEANQQNPLPTLWNTFKQVFSRIRKNIGIKSHAMKMYILQDLSGIIRPSKMTLLLGPPGCGKTTLLLALAGKLDKSLKVTADISYNGYKFNEFDSHKTSAYISQYDRHISELTVRETLDFAARCQGVGDRAERMAEVTRREKQAGIVPEPDIDTYMKATSIKGLSRNLQTDYILKILGLDICADTIVGDAMRRGISGGQKKRLTTGEMISGPSRVLLMDEISNGLDSSTTFQIVTCLQQLAYFAGYTIVVSLLQPAPETFCLFDDIVLIAEGKTVYHGPRNSVLDFFEECGFRCPPRKGIADFLQEVVSEKDQAQYWLYEDKPATYIPPEEFARQFKRFHIGKKLDDDLSQPIHKAAPGDSALSFTKVSSPRNWQIFKACIAREWLLMKRNSFLYAFKAAQLMVAAFITMTVFLRTQTKIDDAGANYFLSSLFYSLIRMTTQALPELPMTVSRLSIFYKQRDSYFYPAWAYSIPAAILKVPFSLLDAFIWCALTYYVIGYSPEPERFFRQLLLMFILNQVSVAAFRLIASIYPDQSLATFFGLFYLIASFLFCGFIVPRSSLPKWLEWGFWLSPLTYAELGISVNEFLAPRWQKVSYSNATIGKQLLRNHGLNYSGSIYWNSVIALVAFGIFLISGFTCILSFSKAPRRSRSAVQHKNISGIRLKTKGDKVPEEDRGSVTDSIKAPEGEKQMVMALPFKPMAVTFENVQYYVDTPKKMRAKGFAEKKLQLLQDITGSFRPGILTALMGVTGAGKTTLLDVLSGRKSSGITEGDIRIGGYPKIQSTYARISDYSTNIYIHIYATYMTIIFTQIIIMDLLPPLPDVSMTCHHCLSSLIEFVTEVLQMIELEDIQDSIVGIPGVSGISFEQRKRLTIAVELVSNPSILFMDEPTSGLDARAAAIVMRVVKNIVRTKRTVVCTIHQPSIDIFEAFDELILMKRGGQIIYSGELGQHSSKLIEYFENIPGVPKIQENYNPATWMLEVSSLTAEARHEIDLSKLYKESSLCWKTKVRARELHSPGRGSEELQFPTRFMQNEWEQFKACLWKQNLSYWRSPKYNLARLTFVTVASFLLGAILWGKGKEINDEQDLYNIVGSLFIFQQFLGIGNCNSILSLIATERSVVYRERFAGMYSSWTYSLAQVIVEIPYIFLQSCIFIIITYPAIGFYWSVAKGFWYLYTMFCTMLYYTYIGMMFVSMTRSFQVASVTSSFFNTMTALLSGFLIPEPQMPKWWVWCYWILPTSWSLRSFITTQYGDVDKEIGVLGEKKATNAFLESYYGYRSGDTCLVAIVLAAFPFAFASLFIYFSAKLNFQRR from the exons ATGACAGAAGGAACAGAGCTTGATGAGATTACCAGGTTTAAAGAGCGCAGTGAAGATGACGATGTAGATGAGTTGCAATGGGCTGCTGTGGAGAAACTGCAGAAACAAACACATACAACACTGAATTTAATCCATGATCGTACTCAACACTCTGTCGATGGAAGTAAAGAATCAGCACAAGGTAAGAAAGGCGAGATTCATCACCTGGCCATGCTTAAATCTGCTCAAGAAAGGCGTGCATTCATCGACAAACTTCTCAAGAAAATCGAGGAAGATAACTACAAGTTGTTGCTGAAACAGAGGGAAAGAATGGACAG AGTGGGTGTAGAGATACCTACAGTAGAAATTAGGTATAAGAACTTAAGTGTAGAAGCAGAATATGAGGCTAATCAACAGAATCCTCTGCCTACACTATGGAACACCTTCAAACAGGTTTTCAGC AGGATAAGGAAAAATATAGGCATCAAATCTCATGCAATGAAGATGTATATTCTACAAGATTTGAGTGGAATCATCAGGCCTTCAAA GATGACGCTGTTACTTGGGCCTCCTGGATGTGGAAAAACCACTTTGCTGCTGGCACTTGCTGGAAAACTTGACAAAAGTCTCAAG GTCACTGCAGACATATCTTACAACGGGTACAAGTTTAATGAGTTCGACTCTCATAAAACGTCAGCTTATATAAGCCAATATGACCGGCATATTTCTGAATTGACAGTAAGGGAAACCCTTGATTTTGCAGCAAGATGTCAGGGTGTTGGAGATAGAGCAG AACGTATGGCGGAGGTCACTAGAAGAGAGAAACAAGCTGGAATTGTCCCAGAGCCTGACATCGACACCTATATGAAG GCAACTTCCATCAAAGGCTTATCAAGGAACCTTCAGACTGACTACATATTGAAG ATACTTGGACTGGACATTTGTGCTGATACAATTGTCGGAGATGCAATGCGAAGAGGAATATCAGGAGGTCAAAAGAAAAGGCTGACAACAG gGGAGATGATAAGTGGTCCATCTAGAGTTCTGCTCATGGATGAAATATCAAATGGCTTAGATAGTTCAACCACCTTTCAGATTGTTACTTGTCTTCAGCAATTGGCATACTTTGCAGGATACACTATTGTGGTGTCACTACTACAGCCAGCCCCAGAAACATTTTGTCTCTTTGACGACATAGTTTTGATAGCTGAAGGAAAGACAGTATACCATGGGCCTAGAAATAGTGTTTTAGACTTCTTTGAGGAGTGTGGGTTCAGATGCCCTCCAAGGAAAGGCATAGCTGACTTCCTTCAAGAA GTAGTTTCTGAGAAAGACCAAGCGCAGTACTGGCTCTACGAGGACAAACCTGCGACTTACATTCCTCCAGAAGAGTTTGCTAGACAATTTAAGAGATTCCATATAGGAAAGAAGTTGGATGATGACCTATCCCAGCCTATCCATAAAGCTGCGCCTGGTGATAGTGCTTTGTCATTTACCAAAGTCAGCTCCCCAAGGAATTGGCAGATATTTAAGGCATGCATAGCTAGAGAATGGCTACTTATGAAGCGTAACTCATTTCTTTATGCATTCAAAGCTGCACAG CTTATGGTTGCAGCATTCATAACAATGACAGTATTTTTGCGCACACAGACAAAGATTGATGATGCCGGTGCAAATTACTTCCTCTCTTCCCTATTTTATTCTCTAATCAGAATGACCACCCAAGCTCTTCCAGAGCTGCCTATGACTGTTTCTAGACTTtccatcttctacaagcaaagggaTTCCTACTTTTACCCTGCATGGGCTTATTCCATTCCAGCAGCCATTCTAAAAGTTCCATTTTCACTTCTAGATGCTTTTATTTGGTGTGCACTTACCTACTATGTCATAGGCTACAGTCCTGAACCAGAAAG GTTTTTCCGACAGTTATTACTGATGTTTATACTAAATCAAGTATCAGTAGCAGCATTCCGTCTGATAGCTTCCATTTATCCCGATCAATCGCTTGCTACCTTCTTTGGTCTTTTCTACTTAATAGCAAGTTTTTTATTCTGCGGCTTCATAGTGCCACGAT CCTCTTTACCGAAGTGGTTGGAGTGGGGCTTTTGGTTATCTCCATTAACTTATGCAGAGCTTGGTATTTCAGTGAATGAATTCCTAGCCCCAAGGTGGCAAAAG GTTTCATATTCAAATGCTACGATAGGGAAGCAACTCCTAAGAAACCATGGACTAAACTACAGTGGAAGCATATATTGGAACTCAGTTATTGCACTCGTAGCATTTGGGATTTTCCTTATATCTGGATTCACCTGTATATTGAGCTTTTCAAAAG CTCCCAGAAGATCGAGGAGTGCTGttcaacataaaaatatttctggaataagattgaaaactaaAGGGGATAAAGTACCTGAAGAAGATAGAGGTTCTGTCACTGATTCTATCAAAGCTCCTGAAGGAGAGAAACAAATGG TGATGGCCTTACCTTTCAAGCCCATGGCAGTGACATTTGAGAACGTGCAATATTATGTTGATACCCCAAAG AAAATGAGAGCGAAAGGTTTCGCAGAAAAAAAGCTGCAGCTCCTTCAAGACATTACAGGATCATTTAGGCCTGGAATTCTTACAGCTTTAATGGGTGTTACTGGAGCTGGAAAAACGACCCTTTTAGATGTTCTTTCTGGACGTAAAAGTAGTGGCATCACTGAAGGAGACATAAGGATTGGAGGGTACCCAAAAATCCAGAGTACTTATGCAAGAATATCTGATTAcagtacaaatatatatatacacatatatgcaacgtatatgaccatcatcttcactcaaatcataataatggacctcttaccaccattaccagacgtttccatgacttgccaccattgtctatcatcattaata GAGTTTGTCACTGAGGTTCTTCAAATGATTGAACTCGAAGATATTCAAGATTCAATAGTTGGGATTCCTGGTGTAAGTGGGATATCATTTGAACAGAGAAAACGATTGACCATAGCAGTAGAGCTTGTTTCAAATCCATCCATATTATTCATGGATGAGCCAACTTCTGGACTAGATGCAAGAGCAGCAGCAATTGTCATGCGAGTAGTAAAGAACATTGTTAGAACCAAGAGGACGGTCGTGTGTACCATTCATCAACCAAGCATAGACATATTTGAGGCATTTGATGAG CTAATTCTAATGAAGAGAGGAGGACAGATAATATATTCTGGAGAACTCGGTCAGCATTCgagtaaattaattgaatattttGAG AACATTCCTGGAGTACCAAAAATTCAGGAGAACTACAACCCTGCTACCTGGATGCTTGAGGTTTCGAGTTTAACTGCAGAAGCACGACATGAAATCGACTTAAGCAAACTCTATAAAGAATCTTCCCTATGTTG GAAAACCAAGGTACGGGCCAGAGAATTGCACTCTCCAGGACGAGGTTCAGAAGAACTACAATTTCCAACCCGTTTTATGCAAAACGAATGGGAACAGTTTAAAGCATGCTTGTGGAAGCAGAACTTGTCCTATTGGAGGAGTCCTAAATATAATTTGGCACGTCTAACATTCGTCACTGTGGCATCTTTTCTACTAGGAGCTATTCTATggggaaaaggaaaagaaat AAATGACGAACAGGACTTGTACAATATAGTAGGATCATTGTTCATCTTCCAACAGTTTCTGGGGATAGGTAACTGCAATTCTATTCTATCACTTATAGCTACTGAGCGCAGCGTTGTATACAGAGAAAGGTTTGCAGGAATGTACTCTTCATGGACTTATTCATTAGCACAG GTCATTGTTGAAATTCCATACATATTTCTTCAATCATGTATCTTCATTATAATCACATATCCAGCAATAGGCTTCTACTGGTCTGTCGCTAAAGGATTTTGGTATCTCTACACCATGTTCTGTACAATGCTCTATTACACTTACATTGGAATGATGTTTGTTTCTATGACCCGATCTTTCCAAGTGGCATCTGTTACCTCAAGCTTCTTTAATACCATGACCGCACTTCTCTCAGGATTTCTAATTCCTGAACCT CAAATGCCTAAGTGGTGGGTTTGGTGTTACTGGATTTTGCCAACATCCTGGTCCTTGAGAAGCTTTATCACAACACAATACGGAGATGTAGACAAGGAAATAGGAGTACTCGGGGAAAAAAAGGCAACCAATGCCTTTTTAGAAAGTTATTATGGTTATCGTAGCGGTGATACATGTCTTGTGGCGATAGTTCTTGCTGCATTTCCATTTGCATTTGCATCACTGTTCATATACTTCTCTGCAAAACTCAACTTCCAGAGGAGATAA